CGTTGGGTGATCGGCACGCCCGCGGCACCGGGGACGGAGACGGCGCTGGTGACCCCGGGGACCACCTCGCAGGGGATGTCGTGCTCACGGCAGACCTGCAGTTCCTCGAAGCCGCGGCCGAAGACGTAGGGGTCGCCGCCCTTGAGGCGGACGACCTTCCGACCGGCGCGGGCGTGGGAGACGATGAGCTCGTTGGTCTTGCCCTGGGAGACCTGCCGCTTGTACGGCAGTTTGGACACGTCGATGATCTCCTTGCCGGGCACGTCGATGAGGCGGTCGAGCTGGTCGGTGGGGCCGAGGTGATCGGTGAGGATGACGTCGGCGTCGACAAGCGCGTTCATCCCGCGGACGGTGATGAGGTCCCACGCACCGGGACCCCCGCCGACCAGGGTGACGCCGGGCAGGGCAGAGTCAGAGGTCATGGTGGATCAGTCTATCGGTGGTTACCCTGGGGCCATGACAACCCCGCGTCTGGACCACACCTTCGCCCACGACCTGCCGGAACTCGTCATCTCCTGGCAGGCCGAGGAGTCCCCGGACCCGGCGCTGCTGATCCTCAATGAGCCGCTGGCCCGGGAACTCGGCCTCGACGTCGACTGGCTGCGGAGCGACGAGGGCGTGGACTTCCTCCTCGGACACGGCGGCGACACCCACGCCATGGCGTACTCGGGGCACCAGTTCGGCCAATTCTCCCCCCAGCTTGGCGACGGCCGCGCGCTCCTGCTCGGCGAACTCCCCACCGGGGCAGGGCTCGTCGACCTGCACATCAAGGGCTCCGGCCCCACCCCGTTCTCCCGGGGTGGCGACGGCCGCGGGGCGCTCGGCCCCATGCTCCGCGAGTACCTGGTCTCCGAGGCGATGCACGCCCTCGGTGTGCCCACGACCCGTTCCCTGGCGGTGATCACCACCGGCCGGAAGATCCAGCGCGGCCGCGTCGTCCCCGCCGCCATCCTCGTCCGCGTCGCCGCCAGCCACCTCCGGGTGGGCACGATGCAGTACGCCCGCCTGCGCGACGAAGGCCTCGGGCTGGCCGCCCGCCTCACCGACCACGTCCGTGCCCGCCACTACCCCCAGCTCACCGACCCCCTGGAGGTGTTCACCGCGGTCATGGACCGGCAGGTGGCCACCGTCGCCCAGTGGATGCGGCTCGGATTCATCCACGGGGTGATGAACACCGACAACACCACCTTGTCCGGTGAGACCATCGACTACGGGCCGTGCGCGTTCATGGACTCCTTCGACCCGACGACGGTGTACAGCTCCATCGACACCCAGGGCCGCTACGCCTACCGCAACCAGCCCGCCGTGCTGGGCTGGAACCTCGCCCGCCTCGCCGAGGCGATGCTTCCGCTGTTCAACGAGG
Above is a window of Corynebacterium suedekumii DNA encoding:
- the cobA gene encoding uroporphyrinogen-III C-methyltransferase, coding for MTSDSALPGVTLVGGGPGAWDLITVRGMNALVDADVILTDHLGPTDQLDRLIDVPGKEIIDVSKLPYKRQVSQGKTNELIVSHARAGRKVVRLKGGDPYVFGRGFEELQVCREHDIPCEVVPGVTSAVSVPGAAGVPITQRGVVHSFTVVSGHLPPGHPSSLVDWSALARTGGTISVIMGVRHVAAIADALMAADLAPETPAAIIQEGTTDGQRSFRCTLGTLAETMTDHAVEAPAVYVIGEVAGL
- a CDS encoding protein adenylyltransferase SelO, with protein sequence MTTPRLDHTFAHDLPELVISWQAEESPDPALLILNEPLARELGLDVDWLRSDEGVDFLLGHGGDTHAMAYSGHQFGQFSPQLGDGRALLLGELPTGAGLVDLHIKGSGPTPFSRGGDGRGALGPMLREYLVSEAMHALGVPTTRSLAVITTGRKIQRGRVVPAAILVRVAASHLRVGTMQYARLRDEGLGLAARLTDHVRARHYPQLTDPLEVFTAVMDRQVATVAQWMRLGFIHGVMNTDNTTLSGETIDYGPCAFMDSFDPTTVYSSIDTQGRYAYRNQPAVLGWNLARLAEAMLPLFNEDEDRAVDDARQAMGTFQDRWEKATTTELARALDVPDTATDVIAGYEQLLLDHSPDLTRFHRGLVSAAGGDDTTLREMIPADDLDPWLTRWLGHSPDAGRLGRIHPVYIPRNHLVEEALSAAVDGDLAPFDKLLDAVTHPFDEKLDLVRYAHPAPEDFGPYRTFCGT